Proteins encoded by one window of Crassostrea angulata isolate pt1a10 chromosome 9, ASM2561291v2, whole genome shotgun sequence:
- the LOC128162526 gene encoding uncharacterized protein LOC128162526: MNPKLLIISLLGLACTINGQGTDSTNPIANVPAPSKQLTIFDLPSPQEIEADHDQIAALKRASVKSTQDKQAAIQSQLAEESARNMEMEKEMANQAMRRRIENNARLEAQMLDNEIGNEADARAVWENFPPPPEAGSTKKLPTGLPRPTDMGAFISRSSGTQADGQISVGNLQAIYDDELRTLMRDYNISAEEIKQILERYAQGGAATITKERTENGLQEIAMLDLESFISQRTGASITSVSPKSDRLPGGVSQVDFTSPPVDAIQDFLSAEKYLQEQIKELDAQFDALNTAYQQGTLTRLTRNENAIINRERRRRFITDLRAIQMEIKSRPGGEKMEPEIPLKNRVDDGEFFRNDPPEPTAFKNIPPEVTRRGGRIQSPTLRELELQIQTLEERLQRKAQERGLGRSGLGFNPGRIGNLNGPLPPRGQSPPPTGRPRRFMTPEQRAALRRELLNIRRREQLIFQRLSQLRNRNSRLMLPNVRDPFRQQLRQRVSFSNGNRPQLTRTLSGSVTGQGVLRRRTI, encoded by the exons atGAATCCCAAACTACTGATTATCTCACTTCTTGGCTTGGCCTGCACGATAAATGGCCAAGGTACAGATAGTACAAACCCCATTGCTAATGTACCAGCACCCTCAAAGCAACTTACTATATTTGATCTACCGTCGCCTCAAGAAATAGAAGCAGATCATGATCAGATTGCCGCTCTAAAAAGAGCATCTGTAAAGTCAACCCAAGATAAACAAGCTGCTATACAAAGTCAACTGGCGGAAGAATCGGCAAGAAACATGGAAATGGAAAAAGAGATGGCAAATCAAGCGATGAGAAGGAGAATAGAAAACAATGCAAGACTGGAGGCACAAATGCTAGATAATGAAATAGGTAACGAAGCCGATGCGAGGGCGGTATGGGAAAACTTTCCCCCGCCGCCAGAAGCTGGATCGACTAAGAAATTACCAACCGGATTGCCAAGGCCCACTGACATGGGTGCTTTCATCTCAAGATCTAGTGGAACTCAGGCGGATGGACAGATATCCGTGGGGAATCTACAGGCAA TTTATGACGATGAATTGAGAACATTAATGAGAGACTACAATATCTCAGCAGAAGAAATCAAACAGATTCTTGAACGGTATGCACAGGGCGGAGCTGCAACAATAACTAAAGAAAGGACTGAAAATGGACTCCAGGAG aTTGCTATGTTAGACCTCGAAAGCTTTATATCCCAAAGAACAGGTGCTTCAATAACCTCTGTATCGCCAAAATCTGACCGTCTTCCGGGTGGAGTGAGTCAAGTTGATTTCACATCTCCACCTGTGGATGCGATTCAGGACTTTCTATCAGCAGAAAAATATCTACAGGAACAGATCAAAGAACTAGACGCGCAATTCGATGCCCTAAACACAGCCTACCAACAGg GCACTTTAACCAGACTAACCAGAAATGAAAACGCAATTATAAACAGGGAGAGGAGGAGAAGATTCATAACTGACTTGCGAGCCATACAGATGGAAATAAAAAGTAGGCCAGGCGGTGAAAAAATGGAACCAGAAATCCCTCTGAAAAACAGAGTAGACGATGGAGAATTCTTTAGAAATGATCCACCAGAGCCAACGGCATTTAAAAACATACCTCCAGAAGTTACAAGAAGAGGTGGAAGGATTCAAAGTCCTACCCTTCGTGAGTTAGAGTTACAAATTCAAACATTAGAGGAGAGGCTTCAAAGAAAGGCACAAGAACGAGGACTTGGTCGTTCTGGTCTTGGATTTAATCCAGGCAGGATTGGTAATCTAAACGGACCGCTACCTCCTCGTGGGCAATCTCCTCCGCCTACTGGTAGACCACGTCGCTTCATGACTCCAGAGCAGCGTGCAGCACTAAGACGAGAGCTTCTAAACATTCGTCGACGGGAGCAGTTAATTTTTCAGCGACTCAGTCAGCTTAGGAATAGAAATTCCCGGCTGATGTTACCAAATGTAAGAGACCCCTTTAGACAACAACTAAGGCAGCGCGTAAGTTTCTCTAATGGAAACCGACCCCAATTAACAAGAACCTTGAGCGGGAGTGTAACTGGACAAGGTGTGCTAAGAAGACGCACAATATAA